The proteins below come from a single Felis catus isolate Fca126 chromosome A1, F.catus_Fca126_mat1.0, whole genome shotgun sequence genomic window:
- the LOC109497081 gene encoding protein app1-like yields the protein MAFSILGTWLDQYPQDFFQPPHFIRLKMLQAYVGVHIPGSKLQCCACLLYSSWRNREPQEPESWASQPKLAEDTTHPGAQQLEESVTLHAASLPVQVLVAALIHCQELEEPPAPLVDPEPEQPPSPAVGVMEGLEQPPAAASQPKLAEDTTHPGAQQLEEAVTLPTASPQVRVVVPVLIHCQELEEPHVPLEDPEVEQPSAPAVGVAEGLDQPPAAALQCKLAKDTTHPRAQHIEELSLPAANPPVQVVVPALIHCQGLEEPPAPLVDPQPEQPPAPAGGGMEGLEQPPAVAEQPALAPEQRLMLAAAPKDEFPSAVIAVFLIFVVCIEIFNGLMYFLCK from the exons AT ggcctTCTCCAtactgggcacctggctggaccAGTACCCCCAGGATTTTTTCCAGCCCCCACATTTCATCAGGCTGAAGATGCTGCAGGCATATGTAGGGGTCCACattccaggctccaaactgcagTGCTGTGCCTGCCTTCTCTACTCATCGTGGAGAAACCGTGAGCCCCAAGAGCCAGAGTCTTGGG CTTCGCAGCCCAAGTTGGCTGAAGACACCACTCACCCTGGAGCTCAGCAATTAGAAGAATCAGTGACCCTCCATGCAGCATCCCTGCCAGTGCAGGTGTTAGTCGCAGCACTAATTCACTGtcaggagctggaagagccaCCTGCCCCTTTGGTGGACCCAGAACCTGAGCAGCCTCCATCTCCAGCTGTCGGGGTCATGGAAGGGCTGGAGCAACCACCTGCTGCAGCTTCGCAGCCCAAGCTGGCTGAAGACACCACTCATCCTGGAGCTCAGCAATTAGAAGAAGCAGTGACCCTCCCTACAGCTTCACCACAAGTGCGGGTGGTAGTCCCAGTTCTGATTCACTGtcaggagctggaagagccaCATGTCCCTTTGGAGGACCCAGAAGTTGAGCAGCCTTCAGCCCCAGCTGTCGGGGTCGCAGAAGGGCTGGATCAACCACCTGCTGCAGCTTTGCAGTGCAAACTGGCTAAGGACACCACTCATCCTAGAGCTCAGCACATAGAAGAGTTGAGCCTCCCTGCAGCGAACCCACCAGTGCAGGTTGTAGTCCCAGCTCTGATTCACTGTCAGGGGCTGGAAGAGCCACCTGCCCCGTTGGTGGACCCACAACCTGAGcagcctccagccccagctggcGGGGGCATGGAAGGGCTGGAGCAACCACCTGCTGTAGCTGAGCAACCAGCCTTAGCTCCTGAGCAGCGGCTCATGTTGGCTGCAGCCCCAAAGGATGAATTCCCTTCCGCTGTCATTGCAGTCTTTCTAATTTTTGTGGTTTGTATAGAGATATTTAACGGccttatgtattttctttgtaaataa